One bacterium genomic window carries:
- a CDS encoding DUF2961 domain-containing protein, which translates to MFRKIWLLTVLAGAQVGSAQVYWEPLLRRELLCGPVAHERVECFSSRGEGLTNEDGGNYLGLDSENWNILCDISGPGCLAEFGWTRRNPGADLRFKFYIDSFLEDELNVRADSLCGRTSPFLPPLADSLSGWSWNYVPIPFQDRLRITYIGNSIAYHGTALIYPEGTAFESFRYPVPLPFFLKRDTLETMWNQPTRPFFANLPAQTMLADSTLPSFVTAELVDHEGAGVVRRVWMVPQDTTRSYLDRTVARIYVDHNPEPSISAKVGMLFGCSEGVTSYTSALTGRIGDTLYFQAPLPFSTGVRVEIENNVVTPNTNRVRIGLDVVTLAPQDVPAYRLAGQVNGSTPTARFLPFRAAELAGRGHFLGLYWEADNTSGAVLEGDEVISVDGDIVRAGLGTPEYFNGSNRWIGANNQPALTRNYAHGVVTVTNNDFAAYHWHLTDPMPFDESLTMDFEVGAWGHLTGNFRSIAWGYVEPQRWRVRDQDSSYSAHAGEVLTIFGRGQRNGRILERVIWNGYPLDIVGGNTTVVDSVLVVRVRAPFSAGGSAPLVAEFNDGQETIVEAWAQLTAPEVSFRLKRDEINGFACAADTLEIEGRGYPELESISIEFAGVTLPWVGTPPEADADGVVRGRVVMPLLPELVPETRAQIEAHAISIEGYPVAVSEEFLTAVRLERFEIERMPVALVQGGSLTELCACDYSDGLDETTWGRMLVRRMTVDTTGEFASFVLPVRSAGNYRLSYFVGHSTRGGELAMLLDSLPDIARHVAWDTTLADNVWSRSDTLRGAWRYLEAGNHVVKFTGTVPFDTAGNVDMILDQIILESEFHIEIPSDARAPRALPQSAALLPPYPNPFNATARLRFTLLQSAPIQLEIFNLLGQRVAVLAEGRFEAGSYEREFACPECASGLYLARLSLPDAMWTQKMLLLK; encoded by the coding sequence ATGTTCAGAAAAATCTGGCTCCTGACCGTCTTGGCGGGTGCACAGGTCGGCTCTGCCCAAGTCTACTGGGAGCCGCTGTTGCGCCGCGAATTGCTGTGCGGACCTGTCGCGCATGAACGAGTGGAGTGTTTTTCCAGCCGTGGGGAAGGGTTGACCAACGAGGACGGCGGAAACTACCTCGGACTCGACTCCGAAAACTGGAATATCCTCTGCGATATTTCCGGACCGGGTTGCCTGGCCGAGTTCGGCTGGACACGGCGTAATCCGGGCGCGGACCTGCGCTTCAAGTTCTACATTGACTCGTTCCTTGAAGACGAGCTTAACGTGCGGGCCGACTCCTTGTGCGGACGCACGTCACCGTTCCTGCCGCCCTTAGCGGATTCACTGTCAGGGTGGTCGTGGAACTACGTGCCGATTCCCTTTCAGGACCGCCTGCGCATCACCTATATCGGCAATAGCATCGCCTATCATGGCACGGCGCTAATTTATCCAGAAGGCACGGCGTTCGAGTCGTTCCGCTACCCTGTCCCGCTGCCGTTCTTCCTGAAGCGCGACACTTTGGAGACGATGTGGAACCAGCCGACGCGACCGTTCTTTGCCAATCTACCCGCCCAGACGATGCTGGCGGATTCGACGCTGCCATCGTTTGTTACGGCGGAGTTGGTTGATCATGAGGGCGCGGGTGTGGTCCGACGGGTGTGGATGGTGCCGCAGGATACGACCCGCAGCTATCTGGACCGCACGGTAGCGCGGATCTATGTAGATCACAATCCCGAACCGAGCATCTCGGCGAAGGTCGGTATGCTGTTTGGCTGTTCGGAGGGCGTGACAAGCTACACCTCGGCACTGACGGGCCGAATCGGAGACACGCTCTATTTTCAGGCACCGCTGCCGTTTTCAACGGGCGTGCGAGTCGAGATCGAGAACAATGTCGTGACGCCGAACACCAACCGTGTGCGCATCGGGTTGGATGTCGTGACCCTGGCGCCGCAGGATGTGCCGGCCTATCGGTTAGCGGGGCAGGTGAACGGAAGCACTCCGACGGCGCGGTTCCTACCGTTCCGGGCGGCGGAGTTGGCCGGGCGCGGGCATTTTCTGGGGCTGTACTGGGAGGCCGACAACACGTCGGGAGCCGTGCTCGAAGGAGATGAAGTGATCAGCGTGGACGGTGACATCGTGCGCGCGGGTTTGGGCACTCCGGAGTATTTTAACGGCAGCAATCGCTGGATTGGCGCGAACAACCAACCGGCGTTGACCCGCAATTACGCCCATGGTGTGGTGACGGTCACCAATAACGATTTTGCAGCGTATCACTGGCATTTAACCGACCCGATGCCGTTCGACGAATCGCTGACGATGGACTTTGAAGTCGGCGCGTGGGGACATCTGACGGGGAACTTCCGCAGTATTGCGTGGGGCTACGTCGAGCCGCAACGCTGGCGAGTGCGCGACCAGGATTCGAGTTACTCTGCGCACGCGGGTGAAGTGCTGACTATTTTCGGGCGCGGACAACGCAACGGCCGGATCCTCGAGCGCGTGATTTGGAACGGCTATCCGCTTGACATCGTCGGTGGGAATACGACCGTGGTTGATTCCGTGCTGGTCGTTCGCGTACGCGCACCCTTTAGCGCGGGCGGCTCGGCTCCGCTGGTGGCCGAGTTCAACGACGGCCAGGAGACGATTGTCGAGGCGTGGGCGCAGCTCACGGCGCCGGAAGTCTCGTTCCGTCTGAAGCGAGACGAGATCAACGGCTTTGCGTGCGCGGCGGACACGCTGGAAATTGAAGGAAGAGGCTACCCCGAGCTCGAGAGTATCTCGATTGAATTCGCCGGCGTCACGCTGCCGTGGGTCGGCACACCGCCGGAAGCGGATGCCGACGGCGTGGTGCGCGGGCGGGTGGTGATGCCGCTGTTGCCCGAGCTCGTTCCTGAGACGCGCGCGCAGATTGAGGCTCACGCGATTTCCATTGAGGGCTATCCGGTGGCCGTATCGGAGGAATTCTTGACGGCGGTGCGGCTGGAACGCTTTGAAATTGAACGCATGCCCGTGGCGCTGGTGCAGGGCGGCTCATTGACGGAATTGTGCGCCTGTGACTACAGCGACGGACTCGACGAAACGACATGGGGACGGATGCTGGTGCGGCGCATGACCGTGGATACCACCGGCGAGTTTGCCAGTTTCGTCTTGCCGGTGCGCAGCGCGGGGAACTACCGCTTAAGCTACTTCGTGGGTCATTCCACTCGCGGCGGCGAGCTTGCGATGCTTCTGGACAGCCTGCCGGACATCGCCCGGCATGTCGCGTGGGATACGACGCTGGCCGATAACGTGTGGAGCCGCAGCGATACGCTGCGCGGCGCATGGCGCTATCTCGAAGCCGGGAATCACGTTGTCAAATTTACAGGCACAGTGCCGTTCGATACGGCGGGCAATGTTGACATGATTCTCGATCAAATCATTCTTGAATCCGAGTTTCACATTGAGATTCCGTCGGACGCGCGCGCGCCGCGGGCGCTGCCGCAGTCGGCGGCGCTGTTGCCGCCGTATCCGAATCCGTTTAACGCGACGGCGCGGCTGCGCTTCACGCTGCTGCAAAGTGCGCCGATTCAACTTGAGATTTTCAACCTGCTCGGACAGCGCGTGGCCGTATTGGCCGAAGGGCGGTTTGAGGCGGGAAGTTATGAACGTGAGTTTGCCTGTCCGGAGTGCGCCAGCGGTTTGTATCTGGCGCGGTTAAGTTTGCCCGACGCGATGTGGACACAGAAAATGCTGCTGCTGAAATAA
- a CDS encoding TonB-dependent receptor, with protein sequence MLKAAKLLVVMLCMATQVGYAATGALRGRTLDAATREPLAAVQISFVNNPGSALSDGDGQFSIDHVEPGTYHVQGYAFGYEVVVKAEVEILPHRTTEVELAFGEKVYEGEEVTISTGFFAEVQHDMPTSARSLSYEEVRRAPGGAADVQRIIQALPGVLSENDQNNEIVVRGGSPNENLTIIDGLEIDNINHYGYQEGGGGPISLLNPEFLRDVTFASGGFSAKYGDRASSVLNLELRDGSRETREAELEMSMAGAGGLVESPIARGKGAVILSARKSYLDLFPQGAIGLTAVPNYWDVQGKLTYDLSANHKLTVNGLLGKDEIYFNDDEPSAFSRGAESVEYFGDRFIAGARLRSLWGRSFTDLVVGATRATYNAEVANAEYDAQGRRALTKEFSNNSAEMTQQASLSWNGGARDRDEWSLGGSIKPVTFEHDIYFANDTVIFEDGYLGSQNALPDTFVQAAYRIQERATSPKYGAYAQYAWRPAKAWSFTPGLRYDGFEYSGDHKLGPRFAASYDARRNVTIAAAYGWYYQSHPFTTYTEEPNGGNRKLEHYRAIQYVLGMRWIPRASSLISIESYYKEYDDLLVSAEDIVRETTGDYGYRSQRRLPERTKTAFGAELFLQQKLAQHWYGTASYSYGRTETDDPAYGVRPGQHDYRHVVTLVGGYKTNFSRNEGYRNFQKQWYGWLTHALPINGDELTFASRLRYMSGRPFTRNVWYAEGGGAPDPVYEAHWYKDGYNTDRYPDYVRWDVRLDNKHYIGATSLVFFLELQNVLNRANIAEYIFDDSGERIEAYQFRAFFIGGVKLEL encoded by the coding sequence ATGCTAAAGGCCGCGAAATTGTTGGTGGTCATGCTGTGCATGGCGACGCAGGTGGGCTATGCCGCGACCGGCGCATTGCGCGGCCGGACGTTAGATGCGGCGACGCGCGAACCGCTGGCGGCGGTGCAAATCAGCTTTGTAAACAATCCGGGCAGCGCGCTGTCCGATGGCGACGGTCAATTCTCCATTGACCATGTCGAGCCGGGCACGTATCACGTGCAGGGCTACGCATTCGGCTACGAAGTCGTCGTCAAAGCGGAAGTGGAGATCTTGCCGCATCGTACGACGGAAGTGGAGTTAGCGTTTGGCGAGAAGGTGTATGAAGGCGAAGAGGTGACCATCAGCACGGGCTTCTTCGCCGAAGTGCAGCATGATATGCCGACGTCCGCGCGCTCGCTGTCCTATGAAGAGGTGCGGCGCGCACCGGGCGGAGCGGCCGATGTGCAACGCATCATTCAAGCACTCCCCGGCGTGCTGAGCGAAAATGATCAGAACAACGAGATCGTCGTGCGCGGCGGCAGTCCGAATGAGAACCTGACCATCATTGACGGCCTGGAGATTGACAACATCAATCACTACGGCTATCAGGAGGGCGGCGGCGGTCCGATTAGCTTGCTCAATCCGGAATTTCTGCGCGACGTGACCTTTGCGTCGGGCGGCTTCTCAGCGAAATACGGCGACCGCGCGTCGAGCGTGCTGAATCTGGAGTTGCGTGATGGCTCGCGCGAGACGCGCGAGGCCGAGCTCGAGATGTCCATGGCCGGGGCGGGTGGGCTGGTGGAAAGTCCAATCGCACGCGGGAAGGGCGCCGTGATTCTATCGGCGCGCAAGAGCTATCTCGATCTGTTTCCGCAAGGGGCGATCGGGTTGACCGCGGTGCCGAACTATTGGGACGTGCAGGGGAAGCTGACTTACGATCTTAGCGCGAATCACAAGTTGACCGTCAACGGGCTGTTGGGCAAGGATGAAATCTACTTCAACGACGACGAACCGTCGGCGTTTTCGCGGGGCGCTGAGTCCGTGGAATATTTTGGTGACCGTTTCATTGCGGGAGCGCGGCTGCGCAGTCTATGGGGTCGGAGCTTCACGGATTTGGTGGTCGGCGCGACGCGCGCGACTTACAATGCCGAAGTCGCCAACGCCGAATACGACGCGCAGGGTCGGCGCGCCCTGACCAAGGAGTTCTCGAATAACAGCGCCGAGATGACGCAACAGGCCAGCCTGAGCTGGAACGGCGGCGCCCGGGACCGCGACGAGTGGTCGCTGGGCGGCAGCATCAAGCCGGTGACGTTTGAGCACGACATCTACTTCGCCAATGATACCGTCATTTTTGAAGACGGCTATCTCGGCAGTCAGAATGCCCTGCCGGATACGTTTGTGCAAGCGGCCTATCGCATTCAGGAGCGCGCAACATCGCCCAAGTACGGTGCGTACGCGCAATACGCGTGGCGCCCGGCCAAGGCGTGGTCGTTTACGCCCGGCCTGCGCTATGACGGCTTCGAGTATTCAGGCGATCACAAGCTGGGGCCGCGATTCGCGGCGAGCTATGACGCGCGGCGCAACGTGACGATTGCGGCCGCGTACGGTTGGTACTATCAATCGCATCCGTTCACGACGTACACGGAAGAGCCGAATGGCGGGAACCGGAAGCTCGAACACTATCGCGCAATTCAGTATGTTCTGGGGATGCGCTGGATTCCACGCGCCAGCAGCTTGATCTCGATTGAGAGCTACTACAAGGAGTACGATGATCTGTTGGTGAGCGCAGAAGATATCGTGCGCGAGACGACGGGGGACTACGGTTATCGGTCGCAGCGGCGGCTGCCTGAGCGGACCAAAACAGCGTTTGGCGCCGAGCTGTTCTTGCAGCAGAAGCTCGCGCAGCACTGGTACGGCACCGCGAGCTACTCGTACGGGCGCACCGAGACCGACGATCCGGCCTATGGTGTGCGGCCCGGCCAGCACGACTACCGGCATGTGGTGACATTGGTCGGCGGCTACAAGACGAACTTCAGCCGCAACGAAGGCTATCGCAACTTCCAGAAGCAGTGGTACGGTTGGCTGACGCACGCGCTGCCGATCAATGGCGATGAATTGACGTTTGCGTCACGGCTGCGGTACATGAGCGGGCGACCGTTCACGCGCAACGTGTGGTATGCGGAAGGCGGCGGCGCGCCGGATCCGGTGTATGAGGCCCATTGGTATAAAGACGGCTATAATACGGACCGCTATCCGGACTACGTGCGTTGGGACGTGCGGCTCGACAACAAACACTACATCGGCGCGACCTCGCTGGTGTTCTTCCTCGAATTGCAGAATGTGCTCAACCGCGCCAATATCGCCGAATATATCTTCGACGACAGCGGGGAACGGATTGAAGCCTATCAGTTTCGGGCATTCTTTATCGGCGGGGTTAAGCTCGAACTTTAG
- a CDS encoding PadR family transcriptional regulator, with protein MTRTSKTRWALLGQLSAEPASGYQLKKKIEESTAHFWSESYGQIYPELARMEEAGLLSSAEEVGEGQGPGVRRVYAITEQGMDELKRWLCEPPTEDVLRDEFLLKMFFGAHLDRETALAHVDRKIAQLEMYSVLLTAKARWILDSCPHDTVYPPFYIFAIRYGVAYTEGVMAELQALRAAIANDTLLESHRSWLAGRPALDRETMERMTAAFQPGTEPDK; from the coding sequence ATGACACGCACCTCGAAAACCCGGTGGGCACTACTGGGACAACTTAGCGCTGAGCCGGCCAGCGGCTACCAGCTCAAGAAGAAGATCGAAGAAAGTACTGCGCACTTCTGGTCGGAGAGCTATGGCCAGATTTACCCGGAATTGGCGCGGATGGAAGAGGCGGGATTGTTGAGTTCGGCTGAAGAAGTTGGCGAGGGGCAGGGGCCCGGCGTACGACGAGTCTATGCGATCACCGAACAGGGAATGGACGAGCTGAAACGCTGGCTGTGCGAGCCGCCGACCGAGGACGTGCTGCGGGACGAGTTTCTGCTGAAGATGTTCTTCGGCGCACACCTCGATCGCGAGACGGCGCTGGCGCACGTGGATCGCAAGATCGCGCAGCTCGAAATGTACTCTGTGTTGTTGACGGCGAAGGCACGTTGGATTCTGGATTCCTGTCCGCACGATACGGTCTATCCGCCCTTCTACATCTTCGCGATTCGCTATGGAGTGGCGTACACGGAAGGCGTCATGGCCGAGTTACAGGCCCTGCGCGCCGCCATTGCCAATGACACGCTGCTTGAATCGCACCGCTCATGGCTGGCCGGGCGGCCGGCGCTCGACCGCGAGACGATGGAACGCATGACCGCGGCTTTTCAGCCGGGGACGGAACCCGATAAGTAA